In Flexibacter flexilis DSM 6793, the genomic stretch CAAAGAAACGTTAGTCCTGCAATTTGTTGAGGTAGTTAATACAAAAAAAACTAAAAATAGAATTTATATTCTGACTCCAGAAAGAGGAGAAGAAATCTTTAAAAATGTAGATAAACTCAATTTAGAGCTTATTTTATTAGATGAAGCTCAGATTTCAGAAGATGGTATTAGAGGAATGAGATTCGATTCTTTAGTAAGAAGAATCGACAAAAAACTAGGTCATGTAAAAAAAGTGTTCACGCACCCTTTTATCCTCAATCCAGAAGCTCAATTTACTAAACATAACATTATAAATAACACAAACTATGCAACATATAATCAAAAGACTGTAGGAAAAATCTATATCGAATATTTTCAAAATACGTTTAAATATTTTTCTCCTTTTGAAGACGGAACAAAAGGAGAATTAGTTGCTCCAGATATAGTAAAAGATGTAATTAAGAGCAATGGTACTGTTCTTATTTATATTTCAAAGAATAATATTTACCAAAACAATTATTTTGAAAAATTCTCACAGTATATTGATTTATGTCCAGAAATAGTAGATACAAAGGCCACTGCCTACATCTCCCAGCTTGAAATGTTTTTAGGAACCAAAGACGATGAAAGTAAATACTCTAACCTAATTTCTCTGATGAAAAAAGGTATAGTGATTCATCATGGTTCAATACCCTTAAAGGCTCGCTTAATAATTGAAGAGTTTGTAAATGGAAATTATGCTAAAATATGCTTCTCTACTTCTACTCTTATTCAAGGAATTAATATGCCATTTGATATCATTTGGATAGATAACTTTCGCTTCACGGGCAGTGATGACAAAAAAATATTAGATTTAAAAAACTTGATAGGTAGAGCAGGAAGAACAACTCTTGAGGATGCTAGTTTTGACTATGGTTATGTTATTGTATCAAAGAAAAATAAAAAGTCTTTTATGCAAAGATTACAACAAGAATCGGTTCTATCTTCTATTTCTGTTTTGGACGATGAACGCAATTCTAATCAGGAAGATTTTATTGATATTATTGATGCCATAAAAAATGATACTTTTAATCCCGAACTACAGCTAACAGAAAGTCAAATTAAAAGGATTTCTGAGGCAAATATAGATGAGTCAATAGCACTTATTTTAAATAGTTTACTAAATCAAGAAGGAACCCTATTAACGGCAAGAGCGTATTATAATTTAGAAAAGCCAAGGCGTAAGAGCATTAAAGATGCCTTTCAAAATATTTACAAAGCGCATTTAAGGCGTACAGAATTATCTTCGGGAGAAAAAGGAGTATTGGACACTGCAATACCTATTTTATTATGGCAAATTCAAGGTAAGTCTTTTGCTGAAATAGTCTCACTAAGATATGCTTTTTTAGCCCAAAAAGAACTCCAAAACCAACTCAAAAGAGAAAATAGAGCAAGTGAATTAGAAAGAGTAAAAGTAAGATTTTCTTGCGTAGCCGAGTCTTTACCTAACAAATCTTTAAAAAGAAGTATTCCTCTTTTTAAGCAAGGAACAAGTATATTGAACGTTGATTTTGATAAAATTGTATATGACACTTACGATTATATAGACAAAGTATTATCATTATCTATCAAAGACCCTTTATCTAGTGCATTCTTATTATACTTTCAGGATACAAATGATTTCAGAGCAAAAACAATGAGCAACCTGATAAGATACGGAACAGATAACGAAACTGAAATATGGATGCTAAAATATGGCTTTAGTTTTGAAGAAATTGAAATATTAATTGAATATATCGAAAAAATAGATGAAACTGAAATTGTTTTTAAAGGCAGTATTTCGGACTTTATTAAAGACTCCAATAACTTTAAATTAGTTGAAAGATACTTGTAATAATCAAATGAATTATCCTATTGATTTCCCGCAAAACATATTTATCATTGCAGATGTATTTTTAATGATAAGACCTTTATTATAAATGAATTACTAATGTACACTTTTGCTGATTTATTTTGTTGAATTGGAGGATTTCATTTAGCCTTACATAATTTGTGATTAAAATGTGTAATGGCTTGTGATATTAATGATAAAGCAAGAAGTACCTATGAATTAAATTTCAAAGACAAGTCTCCTGATATTTTTGAAAATAACCTATTTTATAAAGATATTCATCATGTTGATGAAAAAACTGTTCCAGATTTTGATATTATTTGCGCATGATTCCCATGTCAGCCATTCAGTTTGGCGTGATTTAAACGTTGATTTGAAGATGAAAGAGGTAATTTGTTTTTTGAAATAACAAGACTTATCAAACATAAAAGACCAAAAGCGTTTTTTCTTGAAAATGTAAGGCATTTGGAAAAACATGATAATTGAAGAACTTTGGAGACCATTATAAATGCTTTAACAAAAGAATTGTGATACTCTTTTTATTACCAAATTCTAAAGGCATCAGATTACGGACTTCCTCAAAATCGCCCCAGAATATTTATGGTTTGATTTGATAAAACCAGATTAGTTGAAAATGCACCCTCATTTCTATTTCCGCCCAAAAGAGCATTAAAAATGACAATGTCTGATGTATTTGAAGGAAACTGCGAAAAAACAATTGGATTTACCCTAAGAGTCTGATGAAAAGGCTCGGCAATAACGGACAGAAGAAATCGAGATGGTTACATTGTCGATGGAAAAGAAAGAAGAGTAACACCCAAAGAATGAAAAAGAATGCAAGGTTTTCCCGATAATTTTGAATTTCCTGTCACCAATAATGAAGCAATGAAACAGCTTGGAAATTCAGTAGCAATAGACGCAATTCAATATACGGCACAAGAAATTGTCAAATATCTTGATAAGTTTTTTATAAAGTAATTTACCAATATGATTACTTGAAATAAAGGAGAATGGAGCGAGTTTTATGTTTTTTTGAAATTACTTCTTGAGAAAAAACTGTCCTTATGAGATAGAAATCTTAACATTTCTTGATTGCCTGATTTAAAGTTTAAAAAGTTGCTAAAATACGAAGGAGAAGACAAAAAAGAATATCATTATGCCACTGATTCACAAGAAATAATCATAGAAGAAAGAACAGGCGAAACGATTTTGAAAATGAGCTGATTAGAACACCTTGTGGCAGAAATGTATAGTGAAATAAAAGAAAATACTGAAACAACTTTTACGATTATTGCAGCGAATGATTTGCTAAATAGTTTAAAATTCCATTCGGTAAAACAATCATCTCAAATGAAATCTGACATATATGGTCTTATTGAAGACGACGTAATATGACAAGACATAGAAGCTGGTTTTAGTATAAAGTCATCTCTGGGAGGTTTATCCACCTTATTAAATGCCTCTAAACACACTAACTTTAAGTTTAAAATCAACAACTTAAATAAAGAAGTTATTGAACGTATTTGAGAAAAACACGTTACTTATAGAAACTGAAAATCATCCTCTAAGATACAAAAAGTCATCAAAGAAATCTATGAAAATGGATGAGATTTGGCTTTTTGTAAATGAGACAACTCTCCTATTTTTGAAGAAAACTTATTGAAAATAGATTCCTTAATGCCAGATATTATCGGAGAGGTTTTGAAAATATACTATCGCTGATTTTGCAACAAATTGCTTGATATAGCTCCTTATATTAAAGACGTTCCTGTATTTTTTAATAATGGCATAACAGAAGAAAATATTATATTGAAAATCAAGCAATTGTTGATTATGATAGCCTCAGTAATGATGCCTAATACCCCTCGAGATGGGTTCAGAACAGAGGCAAAAGGATATATCATTGTCAAATATGATGGCAATTTGGTTGGCTTCTATATCTACAATGAAAATGAATTTGGCGAATACCTTATTAACAACATCAAACTGGATACACCCAGTACAAGCAGGTATGGAATAGGCGTTCCTATTCTTGAAAATGGGGAATACTACATATACCTAAATTTACAATTAAGATTTATTGGGTAAAATCCACATAA encodes the following:
- a CDS encoding HpaII family restriction endonuclease; amino-acid sequence: MLDIAPYIKDVPVFFNNGITEENIILKIKQLLIMIASVMMPNTPRDGFRTEAKGYIIVKYDGNLVGFYIYNENEFGEYLINNIKLDTPSTSRYGIGVPILENGEYYIYLNLQLRFIG
- a CDS encoding DEAD/DEAH box helicase; translation: MLSSSFFQSKIDSDLIKKIFLDFHINGPIDNNHLESLAYMKKFYPNEFTEYEGKLMFLMGLFYKTQSPNTFLETIYNTYAQTILAETGHQFTPIQANAYTAIKTHTNFSFSAPTSAGKSFLFQQLIKETHGDIIIILPSRALISEYLIKIKQIVSKETLVLQFVEVVNTKKTKNRIYILTPERGEEIFKNVDKLNLELILLDEAQISEDGIRGMRFDSLVRRIDKKLGHVKKVFTHPFILNPEAQFTKHNIINNTNYATYNQKTVGKIYIEYFQNTFKYFSPFEDGTKGELVAPDIVKDVIKSNGTVLIYISKNNIYQNNYFEKFSQYIDLCPEIVDTKATAYISQLEMFLGTKDDESKYSNLISLMKKGIVIHHGSIPLKARLIIEEFVNGNYAKICFSTSTLIQGINMPFDIIWIDNFRFTGSDDKKILDLKNLIGRAGRTTLEDASFDYGYVIVSKKNKKSFMQRLQQESVLSSISVLDDERNSNQEDFIDIIDAIKNDTFNPELQLTESQIKRISEANIDESIALILNSLLNQEGTLLTARAYYNLEKPRRKSIKDAFQNIYKAHLRRTELSSGEKGVLDTAIPILLWQIQGKSFAEIVSLRYAFLAQKELQNQLKRENRASELERVKVRFSCVAESLPNKSLKRSIPLFKQGTSILNVDFDKIVYDTYDYIDKVLSLSIKDPLSSAFLLYFQDTNDFRAKTMSNLIRYGTDNETEIWMLKYGFSFEEIEILIEYIEKIDETEIVFKGSISDFIKDSNNFKLVERYL
- a CDS encoding DNA cytosine methyltransferase; protein product: MQGFPDNFEFPVTNNEAMKQLGNSVAIDAIQYTAQEIVKYLDKFFIK
- a CDS encoding HpaII family restriction endonuclease; amino-acid sequence: MEAGFSIKSSLGGLSTLLNASKHTNFKFKINNLNKEVIERI